The following are from one region of the Ochotona princeps isolate mOchPri1 chromosome 4, mOchPri1.hap1, whole genome shotgun sequence genome:
- the AP5B1 gene encoding AP-5 complex subunit beta-1 encodes MRPLSRDAWAQRLAAFRASPSAYMAGPQGEDLGRDLLNDLRNDKLSEQTKLSLLSLSLEYSAQLWPDAQTAEAAATSLLDTLMLLPPRPLALRRPLLLAATTALAAGGALGPASGASLRLLPLLLSLASGCDLGGSFCPALEQRSLQATACECLRELESCRPGLLRDSLGLLRGLLGREGPIQPLSLLLALALRHVLALPPQAGTWAGLQGLLTAPAAAAAAGSCPWNWTPVENSDFALQRHVPNWPPVAAEGAQGLELRPEESRELRAAVAQLLDTSYLLSPVAQAQLLWLLGWALRGLRGQLPALFKPQLARLLGAAPPVLLHAVLALKAAFGEALFTAQDEALLLRRLTLAAQHPALPLPTHLFYLQCLLNFPENWPLGPEGEEAAPLLLGPRLCRGLLPSPLHEPMALLARLHLLCLLCAEDQDEEEEGGQAQSLRCYLQELLAGLQRRAALEGGPRATATLCFQASYVAACCLAGQPAILTPLVHGLAQLYRARPVLAPHFVDLLDQVGRELGEPLKVALQQEVVSAPGRDAALGWHLQMLAKVVDRDSQDATLRFLWAAAANCPDWHLQQALLRVCRALLGTGGGGGLADLLQALARQLDDPDGRDHARLYYILLSHLAGPKLGAALGPSLATPAAAAAAAATSSLVAENQGFAATLMVQEAAAPVRLSVGPRVTQGQLPVLRLQVEALQPVYSLELRFRVEGQLYGPLKVVHVPCVRPSHPTSLLFLPLQPKRPAPAQLDVRAMYTTPSGLTCHAHLPPLPVTFADLFLPFPQPPVGSERAFFEELWDACLPKGAESRVWCALGLQGLDTVVSRHLEPFVVVAQPPSSFCVAIRLPPDSCLLLRLEAPQSDGVPVALRTNNWALLPLAGDYVRGLSAAG; translated from the exons ATGCGGCCCCTGAGTCGGGACGCCTGGGCCCAGCGCCTGGCGGCCTTCCGGGCCAGCCCCTCTGCCTATATGGCAGGTCCTCAGGGCGAGGATTTGGGACGCGACCTGCTGAACGACCTGAGGAATGACAAGCTGAGCGAGCAGACCAAG CTGTCCTTGCTGTCCCTCAGCTTGGAGtactcagcccagctgtggcccgACGCCCAGACGGCCGAGGCGGCCGCCACCTCCCTGTTGGACACGCTGATGCTCCTTCCGCCTCGGCCCTTGGCCCTGCGGAGGCCTCTGCTCCTGGCGGCCACTACAGCCCTGGCGGCAGGAGGTGCGCTGGGCCCGGCCTCAGGGGCCTCACTCCGGCTGCTGCCCCTGTTGCTCAGCCTGGCCTCCGGCTGCGACCTGGGCGGAAGCTTCTGCCCGGCCTTGGAACAGCGTTCCTTGCAGGCCACGGCGTGCGAGTGCCTGCGTGAGCTGGAGAGCTGCCGGCCAGGGCTGCTGCGGGACTCGCTGGGGCTGCTGCGGGGCCTGCTGGGCCGAGAGGGCCCCATCCAGCCgctcagcctgctgctggccCTTGCTCTGCGCCATGTCCTGGCGCTGCCGCCGCAAGCTGGAACTTGGGCCGGCCTGCAGGGCCTGCTCACCGCTCCGGCAGCGGCTGCTGCTGCGGGTAGCTGTCCCTGGAACTGGACGCCAGTTGAAAACAGTGACTTCGCCCTGCAGCGCCATGTGCCCAATTGGCCCCCAGTGGCCGCGGAGGGTGCGCAGGGCCTGGAGCTCAGGCCTGAGGAGTCCCGGGAGCTGAGGGCTGCTGTGGCACAACTCCTGGACACGTCCTACCTGCTCTCTCctgtggcccaggcccagctgctgtggctgctgggctgggcccTGCGAGGCCTGCGGGGACAGCTGCCGGCGCTCTTCAAGCCTCAGCTGGCGCGGCTCCTGGGCGCAGCGCCACCCGTTCTGCTGCATGCAGTCCTGGCGCTCAAGGCGGCCTTTGGTGAGGCCCTGTTCACGGCCCAGGATGAGGCCCTGCTGCTCCGCCGCCTCACCCTGGCCgcccagcacccagccctgcccttgcCCACCCACctcttctacctgcagtgcctCCTGAACTTTCCTGAAAATTGGCCGCTGGGTCCCGAGGGTGAGGAGGCGGCCCCGCTACTGCTGGGACCCCGGCTGTGCCGCGGTCTGCTCCCCAGCCCACTGCATGAACCCATGGCCCTCCTGGCCcgcctgcacctgctgtgtttgCTGTGTGCAGAAGACCAGgacgaggaggaagaggggggccAGGCACAGAGCCTTCGATGCTACCTGCAAGAGCTGCTGGCTGGCCTGCAGCGGAGGGCAGCCCTGGAGGGTGGCCCCAGGGCCACAGCCACACTCTGCTTCCAGGCGTCATAtgtggctgcctgctgcctggctggGCAGCCCGCCATACTGACGCCCTTGGTCCATGGTCTGGCCCAGCTGTATCGAGCCCGGCCTGTGCTTGCACCCCACTTTGTGGACCTCCTGGACCAGGTGGGCCGGGAGCTGGGGGAGCCCCTGAAGGTGGCGCTGCAGCAGGAAGTGGTATCGGCACCCGGCAGAGATGCAGCGCTCGGCTGGCACCTGCAGATGTTGGCAAAAGTGGTGGATAGGGACTCCCAGGATGCTACCCTGCGTTTCCTCTGGGCTGCAGCTGCCAACTGCCCAGACTGGCACCTGCAGCAGGCCCTGCTGAGGGTCTGCCGGGCTCTGCTAGGCACGGGCGGGGGTGGTGGCCTGGCCGACTTGCTGCAGGCACTAGCCAGGCAGCTGGATGACCCTGATGGGCGCGACCACGCCCGCCTCTACTACATCCTCCTCTCCCACCTGGCGGGACCCAAGCTGGGGGCAGCCCTGGGCCCTTCTCTTGCCACAccggcagcggcagcggcggcggcggctacTTCTTCCCTGGTGGCTGAGAATCAGGGCTTCGCTGCCACCTTGATGGTTcaggaggctgcagctcccgTGCGACTGAGCGTGGGGCCGCGGGTGACACAGGGGCAGCTCCcagtgctgaggctgcaggtAGAGGCGCTGCAACCCGTGTATTCTTTGGAGCTGCGCTTCCGTGTGGAGGGGCAGCTCTACGGACCCCTGAAGGTGGTCCATGTGCCCTGTGTGCGCCCCAGCCACCCCACCAGCCTGCTGTTCCTGCCCCTGCAGCCCAAGCGGCCGGCCCCCGCACAGCTGGACGTCCGTGCCATGTACACCACACCCAGTGGCCTCACGTGCCACGCCCACCTGCCACCCCTGCCTGTGACCTTTGCGGACCTCTTCCTGCCTTTTCCCCAGCCCCCAGTGGGGTCTGAGCGGGCCTTCTTCGAGGAGCTCTGGGATGCCTGCCTGCCCAAGGGCGCCGAGAGCCGTGTGTGGTGTgccctggggctgcagggactgGACACTGTGGTGTCCCGGCACCTGGAGCCCTTCGTGGTGGTGGCCCAGCCCCCCAGCAGCTTCTGCGTGGCCATCCGTCTGCCCCCAGACTCATGCCTGTTGCTGCGGCTGGAGGCGCCGCAGTCAGACGGAGTACCTGTGGCCTTGCGTACCAACAACTGGGCCTTGCTGCCCCTGGCTGGGGATTACGTACGTGGCCTCTCAGCTGCAGGCTGA